Proteins from a single region of Drosophila biarmipes strain raj3 chromosome 3R, RU_DBia_V1.1, whole genome shotgun sequence:
- the LOC108031204 gene encoding endoplasmic reticulum aminopeptidase 2 isoform X3 codes for MTNDPDLDDCAFLSGGESSGGRQTRTGVAVCSQRRALLVAGIVLGSLLLTAIIIAYAGPQNDCSCGSKTVSGYETDEENNTQPFNPIATNGEPFPWLEKMLPTSARPLRYMVTIHPNLTTLDVKGQVTIDLHVEKETNFIVLHIQDLNVTEKAIVTPGPKGYALKIVKVLEFPPRQQLYIEVKEKLKKKSNYTLNLRWYSKLNPEPEGFYVDQYESSNGVERLLAATVFRPNGARRAFPCFDEPHVRAPFRISVFRDRFHIGLSNSIVHTTEDVGFYMGTGLLRDDFIETPPLPADAVAWVVSDFQRESLQPSAAYIPTTPAPPGSGAGGKKSAQLNNYTQLKGKNPPVRNITALTHSLNVNLTPRQNLTVAQPTTTTAWPVNLNGNGKPTNLTSLSQSTGSSIKRAPSYTFYAPRDLLVRSSFILHTSRDVLEYLQTWLDISYPLTKVDFVALPSLDRNMISSLGLVTLKTSFLTDPNSITSEQYQFSALRIAEAMVRQFFGGITSRKVLKDVWLWEGLIQYLGIHALAPLQESWPLREMYLLKMATAALDIDAIQGWDSIMNGTSHDGNNEEFFVQKTAAIFSMLHTAIGEDRFRGCLGSFLKVNRFRTAEPTDLWTICTKKANGSKNIKDMMTLWTHQPGFPLLTVTKMGNSISISQRPFRPAEFLAIHDDSYDGNNYNRTALNATDMPSTVPPTTQGSKHKAAPHMKWIFPVTYVTDINNVSETLWMQNVDVTFNVPENVKWIKVNAIQNGYYRVVYNDDNWASLIEELATNPKRFTSEDRLGLLSDAFTLCHANLLPCEITMNMIQYLPSETHYGPMALALRHLEKWRRILKYSECFLMLSEFIKIKISTVMEKVGWSDDGDVATRLLRPEVLLASVLWEDIDSITKAKNMLNQYLYYNGSAIQPNLREVVYTGSILSGEYIYWQHCWERFVNLPRTSETFVERMQLLRALGRTKDAWLQNRLLSHVTMLPTEEVVQVLKAIAGTPTGGAMACRFLQAKWFELEKRLGPGTISFAKVISAITQYGATKFDYDELKSLVHRFGRGHGMSVLNMTLSSVASNVEWVARSQTSLYKWVEGNLHSHR; via the exons ATGACAAATGATCCGGACCTCGATGACTGTGCCTTTCTATCCG GTGGCGAATCGAGCGGCGGACGGCAGACGCGCACCGGAGTGGCCGTCTGCTCACAGCGCCGAGCGCTCCTCGTGGCCGGCATCGTGCTCGGCTCGCTGCTGCTGACGGCCATCATCATCGCCTACGCCGGACCACAGAACG ACTGCTCCTGCGGATCGAAAACGGTGTCCGGCTACGAAACGGATGAAGAGAACAACACGCAGCCCTTCAACCCGATCGCCACCAACGGGGAGCCCTTTCCCTGGCTGGAGAAGATGCTGCCCACCAGCGCGCGGCCCCTGCGCTACATGGTTACCATCCACCCCAACCTGACCACACTGGATGTGAAGG GCCAAGTCACCATCGACTTGCACGTGGAGAAGGAGACCAACTTCATTGTGCTGCACATCCAGGACCTCAACGTCACCGAGAAG GCCATCGTAACGCCGGGGCCCAAGGGCTACGCCCTCAAGATTGTCAAGGTGCTGGAGTTCCCGCCCCGCCAGCAGCTCTACATCGAGGTGAAGGAGAAGCTCAAGAAGAAGTCCAATTACACCCTCAACCTGCGCTGGTACTCCAAGCTCAATCCGGAGCCCGAGGGCTTCTATGTGGACCAGTACGAGAGCTCCAACGGCGTGGAAAG ATTACTCGCTGCCACAGTTTTCCGGCCGAATGGTGCAAGACGAGCCTTCCCCTGCTTCGATGAGCCGCACGTTCGAGCGCCATTCCGCATCTCCGTGTTTAGGGATCGCTTCCACATCGGCCTATCCAACTCCATAGTGCACACCACCGAGGACGTCGGCTTCTACATGGGCACGGGATTG CTCCGCGATGACTTCATTGAGACCCCTCCCCTGCCTGCCGATGCGGTGGCCTGGGTGGTGAGCGACTTCCAGCGCGAATCCCTGCAGCCCTCGGCGGCATATATCCCCACGACACCAGCGCCCCCGGGATCCGGAGCGGGTGGCAAGAAGTCCGCCCAGCTAAATAATTACACCCAGCTTAAGGGGAAAAACCCGCCGGTACGAAACATCACTGCCCTGACTCACTCCTTGAATGTCAACCTGACGCCGCGCCAGAACCTGACTGTGGCCCAACCCACGACGACGACCGCCTGGCCAGTGAACCTCAATGGGAATGGGAAGCCAACGAATCTCACATCACTTTCGCAGTCCACGGGATCGTCGATAAAGAGGGCTCCCTCGTACACCTTCTACGCACCCAGGGATCTGCTGGTTCGCTCTTCCTTTATCCTGCACACCTCGAGGGATGTCCTGGAGTATCTGCAGACCTGGTTGGACATCAGCTATCCGCTTACGAAAGTGGACTTTGTGGCGTTGCCTTCCCTGGATCGCAATATGATTTCCTCGCTGGGATTGGTCACCTTGAAGACCTCATTCCTGACGGATCCGAATTCGATTACCTCAGAACAGTATCAGTTTAGTGCTTTGCGAATTGCCGAGGCAATGGTCAGGCAGTTCTTTGGAGGCATCACCTCCCGCAAGGTGCTCAAGGATGTGTGGCTGTGGGAGGGATTGATCCAGTACTTGGGCATCCATGCCCTTGCCCCGCTGCAGGAGAGCTGGCCCCTGAGGGAGATGTACCTGTTGAAGATGGCCACAGCAGCGTTGGACATTGATGCCATCCAAGGATGGGATAGCATTATGAATGGCACCAGTCACGATGGCAACAATGAGGAGTTCTTCGTACAGAAGACGGCCGCCATATTCTCCATGTTGCACACGGCCATCGGTGAGGATCGCTTCAGGGGTTGCCTCGGCTCCTTCCTCAAGGTGAATCGATTCAGGACCGCCGAGCCAACGGATCTGTGGACCATTTGCACGAAGAAGGCCAATGGCTCGAAGAATATCAAGGACATGATGACTCTGTGGACGCACCAGCCGGGTTTCCCGCTTCTCACGGTCACCAAAATGGGCAACAGCATCTCCATCTCGCAGAGGCCTTTCCGACCAGCCGAATTTCTGGCTATTCATGATGACTCCTACGATGGGAATAACTACAATAGGACGGCTCTGAACGCCACGGATATGCCGAGCACAGTGCCACCCACAACACAGGGCAGCAAACACAAGGCAGCCCCTCACATGAAGTGGATCTTCCCGGTCACCTATGTGACAGATATCAACAACGTCAGTGAAACCCTGTGGATGCAGAACGTGGATG TAACCTTTAATGTGCCGGAGAACGTCAAATGGATCAAAGTGAATGCCATTCAGAACGGTTACTATCGAGTGGTGTACAACGACGACAATTGGGCGAGTCTCATCGAAGAGTTGGCCACCAATCCCAAACGATTCACCAGCGAG GATCGCTTGGGTCTGTTGTCGGATGCCTTTACGCTCTGTCACGCAAATCTGCTGCCCTGCGAGATCACCATGAACATGATCCAATATCTGCCCAGTGAGACCCACTATGGGCCTATGGCCCTGGCTTTGAGGCATTTGGAGAAGTGGAGACGCATCCTGAAGTACTCGGAGTGCTTCCTCATGCTCAGCGAGTTCATCAAGATAAAGATCTCCACGGTAATGGAAAAGGTGGGCTGGTCGGATGACGGTGATGTGGCCACCAG ATTACTGCGTCCCGAGGTTCTTCTGGCATCGGTTCTGTGGGAGGATATCGATAGCATAACCAAGGCAAAGAACATGCTGAATCAGTATCTGTACTACAATGGTTCCGCCATTCAACCTAATCTTAGAGAG GTGGTCTATACCGGCTCCATTCTGTCTGGGGAGTACATTTACTGGCAGCACTGCTGGGAGCGGTTCGTCAACCTGCCGCGCACCTCTGAGACGTTTGTGGAGCGGATGCAGTTGCTCCGAGCCCTGGGCAGGACCAAGGACGCCTGGCTGCAGAATCGCCTGCTCTCGCACGTGACAATGCTGCCCACCGAGGAGGTGGTGCAGGTGCTCAAGGCCATCGCCGGCACGCCGACAGGCGGAGCCATGGCCTGTCGCTTCCTGCAGGCCAAGTGGTTCGAGCTGGAGAAGCGCCTAGGCCCGGGAACGATCAGTTTCGCCAAGGTCATATCGGCCATCACCCAGTATGGGGCCACCAAGTTCGACTACGATGAG CTCAAATCACTGGTTCATCGCTTCGGCCGAGGTCACGGGATGTCGGTGCTGAACATGACCCTGAGCAGCGTGGCCTCCAACGTGGAGTGGGTGGCCCGGTCGCAGACGTCGCTCTACAAGTGGGTGGAGGGCAACCTGCACTCGCACCGATAG
- the LOC108031204 gene encoding endoplasmic reticulum aminopeptidase 2 isoform X1 produces MLCCGFCCGNMSKRDYKVATTDGIELEPLGGEKCEKDKDKDKEKQTNGVTFGGESSGGRQTRTGVAVCSQRRALLVAGIVLGSLLLTAIIIAYAGPQNDCSCGSKTVSGYETDEENNTQPFNPIATNGEPFPWLEKMLPTSARPLRYMVTIHPNLTTLDVKGQVTIDLHVEKETNFIVLHIQDLNVTEKAIVTPGPKGYALKIVKVLEFPPRQQLYIEVKEKLKKKSNYTLNLRWYSKLNPEPEGFYVDQYESSNGVERLLAATVFRPNGARRAFPCFDEPHVRAPFRISVFRDRFHIGLSNSIVHTTEDVGFYMGTGLLRDDFIETPPLPADAVAWVVSDFQRESLQPSAAYIPTTPAPPGSGAGGKKSAQLNNYTQLKGKNPPVRNITALTHSLNVNLTPRQNLTVAQPTTTTAWPVNLNGNGKPTNLTSLSQSTGSSIKRAPSYTFYAPRDLLVRSSFILHTSRDVLEYLQTWLDISYPLTKVDFVALPSLDRNMISSLGLVTLKTSFLTDPNSITSEQYQFSALRIAEAMVRQFFGGITSRKVLKDVWLWEGLIQYLGIHALAPLQESWPLREMYLLKMATAALDIDAIQGWDSIMNGTSHDGNNEEFFVQKTAAIFSMLHTAIGEDRFRGCLGSFLKVNRFRTAEPTDLWTICTKKANGSKNIKDMMTLWTHQPGFPLLTVTKMGNSISISQRPFRPAEFLAIHDDSYDGNNYNRTALNATDMPSTVPPTTQGSKHKAAPHMKWIFPVTYVTDINNVSETLWMQNVDVTFNVPENVKWIKVNAIQNGYYRVVYNDDNWASLIEELATNPKRFTSEDRLGLLSDAFTLCHANLLPCEITMNMIQYLPSETHYGPMALALRHLEKWRRILKYSECFLMLSEFIKIKISTVMEKVGWSDDGDVATRLLRPEVLLASVLWEDIDSITKAKNMLNQYLYYNGSAIQPNLREVVYTGSILSGEYIYWQHCWERFVNLPRTSETFVERMQLLRALGRTKDAWLQNRLLSHVTMLPTEEVVQVLKAIAGTPTGGAMACRFLQAKWFELEKRLGPGTISFAKVISAITQYGATKFDYDELKSLVHRFGRGHGMSVLNMTLSSVASNVEWVARSQTSLYKWVEGNLHSHR; encoded by the exons GTGGCGAATCGAGCGGCGGACGGCAGACGCGCACCGGAGTGGCCGTCTGCTCACAGCGCCGAGCGCTCCTCGTGGCCGGCATCGTGCTCGGCTCGCTGCTGCTGACGGCCATCATCATCGCCTACGCCGGACCACAGAACG ACTGCTCCTGCGGATCGAAAACGGTGTCCGGCTACGAAACGGATGAAGAGAACAACACGCAGCCCTTCAACCCGATCGCCACCAACGGGGAGCCCTTTCCCTGGCTGGAGAAGATGCTGCCCACCAGCGCGCGGCCCCTGCGCTACATGGTTACCATCCACCCCAACCTGACCACACTGGATGTGAAGG GCCAAGTCACCATCGACTTGCACGTGGAGAAGGAGACCAACTTCATTGTGCTGCACATCCAGGACCTCAACGTCACCGAGAAG GCCATCGTAACGCCGGGGCCCAAGGGCTACGCCCTCAAGATTGTCAAGGTGCTGGAGTTCCCGCCCCGCCAGCAGCTCTACATCGAGGTGAAGGAGAAGCTCAAGAAGAAGTCCAATTACACCCTCAACCTGCGCTGGTACTCCAAGCTCAATCCGGAGCCCGAGGGCTTCTATGTGGACCAGTACGAGAGCTCCAACGGCGTGGAAAG ATTACTCGCTGCCACAGTTTTCCGGCCGAATGGTGCAAGACGAGCCTTCCCCTGCTTCGATGAGCCGCACGTTCGAGCGCCATTCCGCATCTCCGTGTTTAGGGATCGCTTCCACATCGGCCTATCCAACTCCATAGTGCACACCACCGAGGACGTCGGCTTCTACATGGGCACGGGATTG CTCCGCGATGACTTCATTGAGACCCCTCCCCTGCCTGCCGATGCGGTGGCCTGGGTGGTGAGCGACTTCCAGCGCGAATCCCTGCAGCCCTCGGCGGCATATATCCCCACGACACCAGCGCCCCCGGGATCCGGAGCGGGTGGCAAGAAGTCCGCCCAGCTAAATAATTACACCCAGCTTAAGGGGAAAAACCCGCCGGTACGAAACATCACTGCCCTGACTCACTCCTTGAATGTCAACCTGACGCCGCGCCAGAACCTGACTGTGGCCCAACCCACGACGACGACCGCCTGGCCAGTGAACCTCAATGGGAATGGGAAGCCAACGAATCTCACATCACTTTCGCAGTCCACGGGATCGTCGATAAAGAGGGCTCCCTCGTACACCTTCTACGCACCCAGGGATCTGCTGGTTCGCTCTTCCTTTATCCTGCACACCTCGAGGGATGTCCTGGAGTATCTGCAGACCTGGTTGGACATCAGCTATCCGCTTACGAAAGTGGACTTTGTGGCGTTGCCTTCCCTGGATCGCAATATGATTTCCTCGCTGGGATTGGTCACCTTGAAGACCTCATTCCTGACGGATCCGAATTCGATTACCTCAGAACAGTATCAGTTTAGTGCTTTGCGAATTGCCGAGGCAATGGTCAGGCAGTTCTTTGGAGGCATCACCTCCCGCAAGGTGCTCAAGGATGTGTGGCTGTGGGAGGGATTGATCCAGTACTTGGGCATCCATGCCCTTGCCCCGCTGCAGGAGAGCTGGCCCCTGAGGGAGATGTACCTGTTGAAGATGGCCACAGCAGCGTTGGACATTGATGCCATCCAAGGATGGGATAGCATTATGAATGGCACCAGTCACGATGGCAACAATGAGGAGTTCTTCGTACAGAAGACGGCCGCCATATTCTCCATGTTGCACACGGCCATCGGTGAGGATCGCTTCAGGGGTTGCCTCGGCTCCTTCCTCAAGGTGAATCGATTCAGGACCGCCGAGCCAACGGATCTGTGGACCATTTGCACGAAGAAGGCCAATGGCTCGAAGAATATCAAGGACATGATGACTCTGTGGACGCACCAGCCGGGTTTCCCGCTTCTCACGGTCACCAAAATGGGCAACAGCATCTCCATCTCGCAGAGGCCTTTCCGACCAGCCGAATTTCTGGCTATTCATGATGACTCCTACGATGGGAATAACTACAATAGGACGGCTCTGAACGCCACGGATATGCCGAGCACAGTGCCACCCACAACACAGGGCAGCAAACACAAGGCAGCCCCTCACATGAAGTGGATCTTCCCGGTCACCTATGTGACAGATATCAACAACGTCAGTGAAACCCTGTGGATGCAGAACGTGGATG TAACCTTTAATGTGCCGGAGAACGTCAAATGGATCAAAGTGAATGCCATTCAGAACGGTTACTATCGAGTGGTGTACAACGACGACAATTGGGCGAGTCTCATCGAAGAGTTGGCCACCAATCCCAAACGATTCACCAGCGAG GATCGCTTGGGTCTGTTGTCGGATGCCTTTACGCTCTGTCACGCAAATCTGCTGCCCTGCGAGATCACCATGAACATGATCCAATATCTGCCCAGTGAGACCCACTATGGGCCTATGGCCCTGGCTTTGAGGCATTTGGAGAAGTGGAGACGCATCCTGAAGTACTCGGAGTGCTTCCTCATGCTCAGCGAGTTCATCAAGATAAAGATCTCCACGGTAATGGAAAAGGTGGGCTGGTCGGATGACGGTGATGTGGCCACCAG ATTACTGCGTCCCGAGGTTCTTCTGGCATCGGTTCTGTGGGAGGATATCGATAGCATAACCAAGGCAAAGAACATGCTGAATCAGTATCTGTACTACAATGGTTCCGCCATTCAACCTAATCTTAGAGAG GTGGTCTATACCGGCTCCATTCTGTCTGGGGAGTACATTTACTGGCAGCACTGCTGGGAGCGGTTCGTCAACCTGCCGCGCACCTCTGAGACGTTTGTGGAGCGGATGCAGTTGCTCCGAGCCCTGGGCAGGACCAAGGACGCCTGGCTGCAGAATCGCCTGCTCTCGCACGTGACAATGCTGCCCACCGAGGAGGTGGTGCAGGTGCTCAAGGCCATCGCCGGCACGCCGACAGGCGGAGCCATGGCCTGTCGCTTCCTGCAGGCCAAGTGGTTCGAGCTGGAGAAGCGCCTAGGCCCGGGAACGATCAGTTTCGCCAAGGTCATATCGGCCATCACCCAGTATGGGGCCACCAAGTTCGACTACGATGAG CTCAAATCACTGGTTCATCGCTTCGGCCGAGGTCACGGGATGTCGGTGCTGAACATGACCCTGAGCAGCGTGGCCTCCAACGTGGAGTGGGTGGCCCGGTCGCAGACGTCGCTCTACAAGTGGGTGGAGGGCAACCTGCACTCGCACCGATAG
- the LOC108031204 gene encoding endoplasmic reticulum aminopeptidase 2 isoform X2 codes for MLCCGFCCGNMSKRDYKVATTDGIELEPLGGEKCEKDKDKDKEKQTNGVTFGGESSGGRQTRTGVAVCSQRRALLVAGIVLGSLLLTAIIIAYAGPQNENNTQPFNPIATNGEPFPWLEKMLPTSARPLRYMVTIHPNLTTLDVKGQVTIDLHVEKETNFIVLHIQDLNVTEKAIVTPGPKGYALKIVKVLEFPPRQQLYIEVKEKLKKKSNYTLNLRWYSKLNPEPEGFYVDQYESSNGVERLLAATVFRPNGARRAFPCFDEPHVRAPFRISVFRDRFHIGLSNSIVHTTEDVGFYMGTGLLRDDFIETPPLPADAVAWVVSDFQRESLQPSAAYIPTTPAPPGSGAGGKKSAQLNNYTQLKGKNPPVRNITALTHSLNVNLTPRQNLTVAQPTTTTAWPVNLNGNGKPTNLTSLSQSTGSSIKRAPSYTFYAPRDLLVRSSFILHTSRDVLEYLQTWLDISYPLTKVDFVALPSLDRNMISSLGLVTLKTSFLTDPNSITSEQYQFSALRIAEAMVRQFFGGITSRKVLKDVWLWEGLIQYLGIHALAPLQESWPLREMYLLKMATAALDIDAIQGWDSIMNGTSHDGNNEEFFVQKTAAIFSMLHTAIGEDRFRGCLGSFLKVNRFRTAEPTDLWTICTKKANGSKNIKDMMTLWTHQPGFPLLTVTKMGNSISISQRPFRPAEFLAIHDDSYDGNNYNRTALNATDMPSTVPPTTQGSKHKAAPHMKWIFPVTYVTDINNVSETLWMQNVDVTFNVPENVKWIKVNAIQNGYYRVVYNDDNWASLIEELATNPKRFTSEDRLGLLSDAFTLCHANLLPCEITMNMIQYLPSETHYGPMALALRHLEKWRRILKYSECFLMLSEFIKIKISTVMEKVGWSDDGDVATRLLRPEVLLASVLWEDIDSITKAKNMLNQYLYYNGSAIQPNLREVVYTGSILSGEYIYWQHCWERFVNLPRTSETFVERMQLLRALGRTKDAWLQNRLLSHVTMLPTEEVVQVLKAIAGTPTGGAMACRFLQAKWFELEKRLGPGTISFAKVISAITQYGATKFDYDELKSLVHRFGRGHGMSVLNMTLSSVASNVEWVARSQTSLYKWVEGNLHSHR; via the exons GTGGCGAATCGAGCGGCGGACGGCAGACGCGCACCGGAGTGGCCGTCTGCTCACAGCGCCGAGCGCTCCTCGTGGCCGGCATCGTGCTCGGCTCGCTGCTGCTGACGGCCATCATCATCGCCTACGCCGGACCACAGAACG AGAACAACACGCAGCCCTTCAACCCGATCGCCACCAACGGGGAGCCCTTTCCCTGGCTGGAGAAGATGCTGCCCACCAGCGCGCGGCCCCTGCGCTACATGGTTACCATCCACCCCAACCTGACCACACTGGATGTGAAGG GCCAAGTCACCATCGACTTGCACGTGGAGAAGGAGACCAACTTCATTGTGCTGCACATCCAGGACCTCAACGTCACCGAGAAG GCCATCGTAACGCCGGGGCCCAAGGGCTACGCCCTCAAGATTGTCAAGGTGCTGGAGTTCCCGCCCCGCCAGCAGCTCTACATCGAGGTGAAGGAGAAGCTCAAGAAGAAGTCCAATTACACCCTCAACCTGCGCTGGTACTCCAAGCTCAATCCGGAGCCCGAGGGCTTCTATGTGGACCAGTACGAGAGCTCCAACGGCGTGGAAAG ATTACTCGCTGCCACAGTTTTCCGGCCGAATGGTGCAAGACGAGCCTTCCCCTGCTTCGATGAGCCGCACGTTCGAGCGCCATTCCGCATCTCCGTGTTTAGGGATCGCTTCCACATCGGCCTATCCAACTCCATAGTGCACACCACCGAGGACGTCGGCTTCTACATGGGCACGGGATTG CTCCGCGATGACTTCATTGAGACCCCTCCCCTGCCTGCCGATGCGGTGGCCTGGGTGGTGAGCGACTTCCAGCGCGAATCCCTGCAGCCCTCGGCGGCATATATCCCCACGACACCAGCGCCCCCGGGATCCGGAGCGGGTGGCAAGAAGTCCGCCCAGCTAAATAATTACACCCAGCTTAAGGGGAAAAACCCGCCGGTACGAAACATCACTGCCCTGACTCACTCCTTGAATGTCAACCTGACGCCGCGCCAGAACCTGACTGTGGCCCAACCCACGACGACGACCGCCTGGCCAGTGAACCTCAATGGGAATGGGAAGCCAACGAATCTCACATCACTTTCGCAGTCCACGGGATCGTCGATAAAGAGGGCTCCCTCGTACACCTTCTACGCACCCAGGGATCTGCTGGTTCGCTCTTCCTTTATCCTGCACACCTCGAGGGATGTCCTGGAGTATCTGCAGACCTGGTTGGACATCAGCTATCCGCTTACGAAAGTGGACTTTGTGGCGTTGCCTTCCCTGGATCGCAATATGATTTCCTCGCTGGGATTGGTCACCTTGAAGACCTCATTCCTGACGGATCCGAATTCGATTACCTCAGAACAGTATCAGTTTAGTGCTTTGCGAATTGCCGAGGCAATGGTCAGGCAGTTCTTTGGAGGCATCACCTCCCGCAAGGTGCTCAAGGATGTGTGGCTGTGGGAGGGATTGATCCAGTACTTGGGCATCCATGCCCTTGCCCCGCTGCAGGAGAGCTGGCCCCTGAGGGAGATGTACCTGTTGAAGATGGCCACAGCAGCGTTGGACATTGATGCCATCCAAGGATGGGATAGCATTATGAATGGCACCAGTCACGATGGCAACAATGAGGAGTTCTTCGTACAGAAGACGGCCGCCATATTCTCCATGTTGCACACGGCCATCGGTGAGGATCGCTTCAGGGGTTGCCTCGGCTCCTTCCTCAAGGTGAATCGATTCAGGACCGCCGAGCCAACGGATCTGTGGACCATTTGCACGAAGAAGGCCAATGGCTCGAAGAATATCAAGGACATGATGACTCTGTGGACGCACCAGCCGGGTTTCCCGCTTCTCACGGTCACCAAAATGGGCAACAGCATCTCCATCTCGCAGAGGCCTTTCCGACCAGCCGAATTTCTGGCTATTCATGATGACTCCTACGATGGGAATAACTACAATAGGACGGCTCTGAACGCCACGGATATGCCGAGCACAGTGCCACCCACAACACAGGGCAGCAAACACAAGGCAGCCCCTCACATGAAGTGGATCTTCCCGGTCACCTATGTGACAGATATCAACAACGTCAGTGAAACCCTGTGGATGCAGAACGTGGATG TAACCTTTAATGTGCCGGAGAACGTCAAATGGATCAAAGTGAATGCCATTCAGAACGGTTACTATCGAGTGGTGTACAACGACGACAATTGGGCGAGTCTCATCGAAGAGTTGGCCACCAATCCCAAACGATTCACCAGCGAG GATCGCTTGGGTCTGTTGTCGGATGCCTTTACGCTCTGTCACGCAAATCTGCTGCCCTGCGAGATCACCATGAACATGATCCAATATCTGCCCAGTGAGACCCACTATGGGCCTATGGCCCTGGCTTTGAGGCATTTGGAGAAGTGGAGACGCATCCTGAAGTACTCGGAGTGCTTCCTCATGCTCAGCGAGTTCATCAAGATAAAGATCTCCACGGTAATGGAAAAGGTGGGCTGGTCGGATGACGGTGATGTGGCCACCAG ATTACTGCGTCCCGAGGTTCTTCTGGCATCGGTTCTGTGGGAGGATATCGATAGCATAACCAAGGCAAAGAACATGCTGAATCAGTATCTGTACTACAATGGTTCCGCCATTCAACCTAATCTTAGAGAG GTGGTCTATACCGGCTCCATTCTGTCTGGGGAGTACATTTACTGGCAGCACTGCTGGGAGCGGTTCGTCAACCTGCCGCGCACCTCTGAGACGTTTGTGGAGCGGATGCAGTTGCTCCGAGCCCTGGGCAGGACCAAGGACGCCTGGCTGCAGAATCGCCTGCTCTCGCACGTGACAATGCTGCCCACCGAGGAGGTGGTGCAGGTGCTCAAGGCCATCGCCGGCACGCCGACAGGCGGAGCCATGGCCTGTCGCTTCCTGCAGGCCAAGTGGTTCGAGCTGGAGAAGCGCCTAGGCCCGGGAACGATCAGTTTCGCCAAGGTCATATCGGCCATCACCCAGTATGGGGCCACCAAGTTCGACTACGATGAG CTCAAATCACTGGTTCATCGCTTCGGCCGAGGTCACGGGATGTCGGTGCTGAACATGACCCTGAGCAGCGTGGCCTCCAACGTGGAGTGGGTGGCCCGGTCGCAGACGTCGCTCTACAAGTGGGTGGAGGGCAACCTGCACTCGCACCGATAG